One Salvia splendens isolate huo1 chromosome 12, SspV2, whole genome shotgun sequence genomic window carries:
- the LOC121758725 gene encoding aldehyde dehydrogenase-like: MGVEAEATVRELRAAYTTGKTKSFEWRASQLKAIQKMLTLHSDQIIQALRSDLNKPEFEAVIHEICVVSASCKLALKELHRWMKPQKVKTALISFPSSAKIVSEPLGLVLIISAWNFPFALSLDPVVGAIAAGNAVVLKPSESAPATSSVLAKLVDKYMDTSAVKVVEGAVAQTTALLHQKWDKIIYTGGSEVGRIVLTYAAKHLTPVVLELGGKCPAVLDSNINLKVAARRIIAGKWGCNSGQACISPDYIITTKDFVSQLVNIMSVELEKFFGKEPLQSKELSSIINAHHFNRLVKLLDDGQVSGKIVCGGERDVSNLKIAPTIILDVSRDSIMMDEEIFGPILPIITVDKIEECFGVINGKEKPLAAYLFTNNKKLEEKFVANISAGGMIINDTILHFIEPGLPFGGVGESGMGAYHGKFSFDAFSHKKPVLKRSFAIDLSARYPPYTPGKRRFLSAVVQGNLLDIFRSLGSCW; this comes from the exons ATGGGTGTAGAAGCGGAAGCGACGGTGAGGGAGCTGAGAGCCGCCTACACCACCGGAAAGACCAAGAGTTTCGAGTGGCGGGCTTCGCAGTTGAAAGCTATACAGAAGATGCTCACTCTGCACAGCGACCAAATAATCCAAGCTTTGCGCTCCGATCTCAATAAACCAGAATTTGAAGCTGTTATTCATGAG ATTTGTGTAGTATCAGCATCATGCAAATTGGCGTTGAAGGAATTGCATCGATGGATGAAACCCCAAAAG GTGAAAACCGCATTAATCAGTTTTCCATCATCGGCCAAAATCGTGTCAGAACCTTTGGGCCTAGTGTTAATTATATCAGCCTGGAACTTTCCATTTG CACTATCACTTGATCCGGTGGTGGGGGCTATCGCTGCTGGTAACGCCGTCGTCTTGAAGCCATCGGAGAGTGCCCCTGCCACGTCATCAGTGCTTGCTAAGCTTGTGGACAAGTACATGGACACATCAGCTGTGAAAGTGGTGGAGGGGGCAGTCGCCCAAACCACTGCATTGCTACACCAAAAATGGGATAAGATAATCTACACAG GAGGTAGCGAGGTGGGGCGTATCGTGCTAACTTATGCGGCCAAGCATCTAACTCCGGTCGTATTGGAGCTTGGTGGCAAGTGTCCAGCCGTCCTTGATTCTAATATCAATTTAAAG GTAGCGGCAAGAAGAATAATTGCCGGCAAATGGGGCTGCAACAGTGGGCAAGCCTGCATTTCCCCTGACTACATAATCACTACAAAAGACTTTGTTTCTCAACTG GTAAATATTATGTCAGTTGAACTGGAGAAATTCTTCGGAAAAGAACCTCTGCAGTCAAAGGAATTGTCAAGTATCATCAACGCCCACCATTTTAACCGCTTGGTTAAATTATTGGACGACGGCCAAGTGTCTGGTAAGATCGTTTGTGGAGGCGAACGCGATGTATCGAATCT CAAGATTGCTCCGACGATTATATTGGACGTCTCAAGAGATTCTATCATGATGGACGAGGAAATTTTCGGTCCCATACTTCCCATAATAACG GTTGATAAGATTGAGGAGTGTTTTGGTGTGATCAATGGTAAGGAGAAGCCACTAGCGGCATATCTCTTTACGAACAACAAAAAGCTGGAGGAGAAGTTCGTTGCAAACATATCAGCGGGTGGTATGATCATCAATGATACTATTCTACAT TTTATAGAGCCGGGTTTACCTTTTGGAGGTGTAGGCGAAAGCGGGATGGGAGCATATCATGGCAAGTTCTCATTTGATGCTTTCAGCCACAAGAAGCCTGTCTTAAAACGGAGTTTTGCAATTGATTTATCTGCTAGATATCCACCTTACACTCCCGGAAAACGTCGTTTTCTCAGCGCAGTTGTACAAGGCAATTTACTTGACATTTTTCGATCATTGGGCAGTTGTTGGTAA